A DNA window from Kitasatospora atroaurantiaca contains the following coding sequences:
- a CDS encoding DUF952 domain-containing protein, with protein MIYHLAPLDDWLRDPGRPYTAASLLTDGFIHCSADEQTALAVANAFYQDAPGPLMALLIEENLVEPMVKWEAPTGAPPPGSTPGVLFPHIYGRLNRTAVVGLEKLERGPDGRWSTLVPWS; from the coding sequence ATGATCTACCACCTCGCACCCCTGGACGACTGGCTTCGCGACCCCGGACGGCCGTACACCGCCGCCTCCCTGCTGACCGACGGGTTCATCCACTGCTCGGCTGACGAGCAGACAGCCCTGGCCGTGGCCAACGCCTTCTACCAGGACGCGCCGGGCCCGCTGATGGCCCTGCTGATCGAGGAGAACCTGGTCGAGCCGATGGTGAAGTGGGAGGCACCCACCGGCGCCCCGCCGCCCGGCTCCACCCCCGGCGTGCTGTTCCCGCACATCTACGGCCGGCTCAACCGGACGGCCGTGGTCGGGCTGGAGAAGCTCGAACGCGGCCCGGACGGCCGGTGGAGCACCCTGGTGCCCTGGAGCTGA